One segment of Toxoplasma gondii ME49 chromosome VI, whole genome shotgun sequence DNA contains the following:
- a CDS encoding hypothetical protein (encoded by transcript TGME49_244105) produces the protein MPFKSESRGRWQTNKDGFPREHNCHKERRNPQRSSQRRRLKIRRNEREEAGRKPAHAERQKQGKIRRKRRRENKRRGEKDKRKQDWRTRQRNEGREHRRKKTSGQQKRRTREGNKGGQEERRKRRWPQRHNRVEANFL, from the coding sequence ATGCCTTTCAAGAGCGAATCAAGAGGCCGATGGCAGACAAACAAAGACGGCTTTCCCCGAGAGCACAACTGCCACAAGGAACGGAGAAATCCTCAACGGAGCAGTCAGCGGCGGCGACTGAAGATTCGCAgaaacgaacgagaagaagcaggtcGCAAGCCGGCACACGCGGAAAGGCAGAAGCAAGGGAAAATTcgacggaaaagaagaagagaaaacaagagaagaggggaaaaagaTAAACGAAAACAAGACTGGaggacaagacagagaaacgagggaagagaacaccgcaggaaaaaaacgagtgGACAAcaaaagaggagaacaagagaaggaaacaagggaggccaagaagagagaagaaagaggcgatGGCCTCAGCGGCACAATCGCGTGGAAGCGAATTTCCTATGA
- a CDS encoding nucleosome assembly protein (nap) protein (encoded by transcript TGME49_244110), with protein sequence MYFFSLCLSSKCLHRLLRSVDLSASPALSFPIFSLLLADSRVPRSTPMPQGFQTSSTVSSSSPATAMDASKKSEKDGAPAAPGVSDIELISNRLEAVTIDNKSEEENEILSSLSPEQRRAVEDLQALQAKHDELERAYDRELVALKMKYEKLYAPLYAQRKERLLQKDSANPSAQAGTPAVPAFWMNCLKQNSTLAELVEEHDAPILEHLENISCEYFTPEEQTELERAAGQAASEEPAGTPESFRLVFDFSPNEFFTPNRLVKEYHLTVSSGRHGAELTSTKSTPIAWKEGKDVTKKVVTRKQRNRKTRQTRTVEEVVDNESFFNFFTDHEIPSEEKIETMSDKQIGELQMIVEADYDIGVTIRDKIIPQAVEWFLGEADDDEPFDDDFDDEDDDDDDDMLSDDDEDSDEDEAPRRGAGGRGQPRGKGRHFG encoded by the exons ATGtatttcttctcgctgtgtctctcctcaaagtgtcttcatcgtcttcttcgctctgtcgACCTGTCCGCTTCTCCGGCACTGTCCTTTCcgattttctctcttcttcttgccgaCAGTCGCGTTCCACGTTCGACGCCGATGCCGCAAG GCTTCCAAACAAGTTCTaccgtctcttcttctagCCCTGCGACCGCCATGGATGCATCCAAGAAGTCTGAAAAG GACGGCGCCCCTGCTGCGCCGGGTGTCTCTGACATTGAATTGATCAGCAACCGCTTGGAAGCCGTGACGATTG acaacaagagcgaggaggagaacgagattCTCAGCAGTCTGTCTCCGGAGCAGCGAAGAGCTGTAGAGGATCTGCAGGCTCTTCAGGCGAAGCACGACGAACTCGAGAGGGCGTACGACCGCGAGTTAGTTGCCCTGAAAATGAAATACGAGAAACTGTATGCGCCTCTCTATGCTcagcggaaggagagactACTGCAGAAAGACTCGGCCAATCCGTCTGCTCAAGCTGGAACACCG GCAGTGCCGGCGTTCTGGATGAACTGTCTGAAGCAGAACTCGACGTTGGCGGAACTGGTGGAGGAGCACGACGCGCCGATTTTGGAGCATTTGGAGAACATTTCCTGCGAGTACTTCACCCCCGAGGAACAGACTGAGTTGGAGCGAGCGGCGGGGCAGGCGGCGTCTGAGGAGCCTGCGGGAACGCCTGAGAGCTTCCGACTGGTCTTTGACTTCTCGCCGAACGAGTTCTTCACACCGAATCGACTGGTGAAGGAGTATCACCTCACAGTTTCTTCGGGGAGACATGGCGCAGAGCTGACGAGCACGAAGAGTACGCCGATTGCATggaaagaaggcaaagatGTGACGAAGAAAGTCGTCACccggaaacagagaaacagaaagactcGACAGACTCGGACTGTCGAGGAGGTCGTCGACAACGAGAgcttcttcaacttcttcACCGACCACGAAATCCCCAGTGAAGAAAAAATCGAAACCATGTCCGACAAACAG ATCGGAGAGTTGCAGATGATCGTCGAGGCGGACTACGACATTGGTGTGACTATCCGG GACAAGATCATTCCTCAAGCCGTTGAGTGGTTCCTTGGAGAGGCTGATGACGATGAGCCTTTCGACGACGACTTCGATGATGAAGATGATGATGATGATGACGACAT GTTGTctgacgacgacgaagactcCGATGAGGACGAGGCGCCGCGCCGAGGCGCCGGCGGACGTGGGCAGCCTCGTGGAAAAG GGCGTCACTTCGGCTGA